From a single Candoia aspera isolate rCanAsp1 chromosome 2, rCanAsp1.hap2, whole genome shotgun sequence genomic region:
- the TMEM235 gene encoding transmembrane protein 235 produces MVPKSGASLSPGALCLAAALSGLLSFGLLAAAIGTDYWYLIHVDVARRNGSAWDGEELSSHSGLWRLCEGQNACMPLIDPFGAESWLVPATLQHLIYMHRAFMVLLPLSLILIIFGWICGIIGSLAQISWLLLFTGCYFLLGALLTLSGTSTYICYSKAAFTETVRMFDQQRFDHVHITFGWSLALAWLSFATEGLAGILLLLAAQGLRLKPDACSAGI; encoded by the exons ATGGTACCGAAGAGTGGGGCGTCTCTGTCCCCGGGCGCGCTCTGCCTGGCCGCTGCGCTCAGTGGGCTACTCAGCTTCGGCCTCTTGGCTGCGGCCATCGGCACCGACTACTGGTACTTGATCCACGTGGACGTGGCTAGGCGCAATGGCAGCGCTTGGGATGGCGAGGAACTGAGTTCCCACTCCGGGCTCTGGCGACTCTGCGAAG GACAAAATGCCTGCATGCCCCTGATTGACCCCTTTGGTGCAGAGAGTTGGCTGGTCCCAGCAACACTCCAACATCTTATCT acATGCATCGGGCGTTCATGGTCTTGCTGCCACTCAGCCTCATCTTGATTATTTTTGGCTGGATCTGTGGGATCATTGGCTCCTTGGCCCAGATTTCCTGGCTTCTGCTCTTCACAGGCTGCTATTTTCTGTTGGGTG CACTGCTGACACTGTCAGGGACAAGCACCTATATCTGCTACTCCAAAGCAGCATTCACTGAGACTGTTCGTATGTTTGACCAGCAGCGTTTTGACCATGTCCATATTACCTTTGGCTGGTCCCTGGCACTTGCCTGGCTCTCTTTTGCCACAGAGGGGTTGGCTGGCATCCTGCTTCTTCTGGCTGCTCAGGGACTCCGTCTGAAGCCGGATGCATGTTCAGCAGGCATTTAA